One genomic window of Microbacterium sp. BH-3-3-3 includes the following:
- a CDS encoding fructose-specific PTS transporter subunit EIIC, with protein MSDIITAELVTLDAPLGTDKQSVIRALAERVVAQGRATSAQELFDDAWAREQKDETGLPGGIGIPHARSASVTEPTLAFARLTPGVDFGAPDGPADIVFLIAAPAGADEAHLAVLSQLARSLMNNDFMSGLRAAQTPADAVRIITDAVTPAPATAPAAAAAPAATRAETRAAGRTKKIVAVTACATGIAHTFMAADALTAAGAETEGVELIVEPQGSSGYKALPQSVIDDADAVIFAVDVDVREPQRFAGKPVVRAGVKRGIEQPKQLIAEALAASDNPNAARVQGGAAGAGAAEAPIAQQSVGRRIQRWLLTGVSYMIPFVAGGGLLIALGFLLGGYQVTQNAANVIIQNSLWDLPTEGITSSFGPLGQYLGSVAFMIGSTSMGFIVAVLAGFIAYAIADRPGIAPGFVAGAVAVLMNAGFIGGIIGGLLAGFIAWWLGRFDAPRWLRGLMPVVIVPFLGSIFASGLMILFLGRPIASLMAALTEGLTGLAGSGAGAIVLGVILGLMMCFDLGGPVNKVAYVFATTGLAAATQSNTTPYLIMAAVMAAGMVPPLAMALASTVLARGRFTPVERENGAAAWLLGASFISEGAIPFAAADPLRVIPASMVGGAITGGLSMIIGVQSFAPHGGVFVFFAINPFWGFALAIALGTVVTALIVVALKRIGAQKDPSVAETAPAATVAA; from the coding sequence ATGTCCGACATCATCACCGCGGAGCTCGTCACCCTCGACGCGCCCCTGGGCACCGACAAGCAGTCGGTGATCCGTGCCCTGGCCGAGCGCGTCGTCGCGCAGGGTCGCGCGACCAGCGCCCAGGAACTCTTCGACGACGCCTGGGCCCGTGAGCAGAAGGACGAGACCGGCCTGCCCGGCGGCATCGGCATTCCGCACGCCCGCAGCGCCTCGGTCACCGAGCCGACCCTCGCGTTCGCGCGTCTGACGCCCGGGGTCGACTTCGGCGCCCCCGACGGCCCCGCCGACATCGTGTTCCTCATCGCCGCGCCCGCCGGTGCCGACGAGGCCCACCTGGCGGTGCTGTCGCAGCTCGCGCGGAGCCTCATGAACAACGACTTCATGTCGGGTCTGCGCGCCGCGCAGACGCCCGCCGACGCCGTGCGCATCATCACGGATGCCGTGACCCCGGCCCCCGCCACAGCACCTGCCGCCGCGGCAGCCCCCGCCGCCACGCGCGCCGAGACCCGTGCCGCGGGCCGCACGAAGAAGATCGTGGCGGTCACCGCGTGCGCCACCGGCATCGCCCACACCTTCATGGCCGCCGACGCGCTCACCGCCGCCGGCGCCGAGACCGAGGGCGTCGAGCTGATCGTGGAGCCGCAGGGCTCGAGCGGCTACAAGGCCCTGCCGCAGAGCGTCATCGACGACGCCGACGCCGTGATCTTCGCGGTCGACGTCGACGTGCGCGAACCCCAGCGCTTCGCGGGCAAGCCCGTCGTGCGCGCCGGCGTCAAGCGCGGTATCGAGCAGCCGAAGCAGCTCATCGCCGAGGCCCTCGCCGCCAGCGACAACCCGAACGCCGCGCGCGTGCAGGGCGGTGCCGCCGGTGCGGGTGCCGCCGAGGCCCCCATCGCCCAGCAGTCGGTCGGGCGCCGCATCCAGCGGTGGCTGCTGACCGGTGTCAGCTACATGATCCCGTTCGTCGCCGGTGGCGGTCTGCTGATCGCCCTCGGGTTCCTGCTCGGCGGGTACCAGGTCACGCAGAACGCGGCCAACGTCATCATCCAGAACTCGCTGTGGGATCTGCCGACCGAAGGCATCACGTCGTCGTTCGGCCCGCTGGGCCAGTACCTCGGTTCGGTCGCGTTCATGATCGGGTCGACCTCGATGGGCTTCATCGTGGCCGTGCTCGCGGGCTTCATCGCCTACGCGATCGCCGATCGCCCCGGCATCGCCCCGGGCTTCGTCGCGGGTGCCGTCGCCGTGCTCATGAACGCCGGCTTCATCGGCGGCATCATCGGTGGTCTTCTCGCCGGTTTCATCGCCTGGTGGCTCGGTCGCTTCGACGCCCCGCGGTGGCTGCGCGGCCTCATGCCGGTGGTGATCGTGCCCTTCCTCGGCTCGATCTTCGCCTCGGGGCTGATGATCCTCTTCCTCGGACGCCCGATCGCCTCGCTCATGGCCGCCCTCACCGAGGGCCTCACGGGCCTCGCGGGCAGCGGCGCCGGCGCGATCGTGCTGGGCGTGATCCTCGGTCTCATGATGTGCTTCGACCTCGGTGGCCCGGTCAACAAGGTCGCCTACGTCTTCGCCACCACGGGCCTCGCCGCCGCCACCCAGTCCAACACCACGCCGTACCTGATCATGGCCGCGGTCATGGCCGCGGGCATGGTGCCGCCGCTCGCGATGGCGCTGGCCTCGACCGTGCTCGCCCGCGGTCGGTTCACGCCGGTCGAGCGTGAGAACGGCGCCGCAGCGTGGCTGCTGGGTGCTTCGTTCATCTCCGAGGGCGCGATCCCGTTCGCCGCGGCCGACCCGCTGCGCGTCATCCCCGCCTCGATGGTGGGCGGTGCGATCACCGGTGGACTCAGCATGATCATCGGCGTGCAGTCGTTCGCCCCGCACGGCGGCGTGTTCGTGTTCTTCGCGATCAACCCCTTCTGGGGTTTCGCGCTCGCAATCGCGTTGGGTACGGTCGTGACGGCGCTGATCGTCGTCGCGCTCAAGCGCATCGGCGCTCAGAAGGACCCGTCCGTCGCCGAGACCGCTCCCGCGGCCACGGTCGCCGCGTAA
- a CDS encoding HPr family phosphocarrier protein gives MAERQATIASASGLHARPAKLFVQAVQEKKIPVTIAAEGGADLNAGSILSLMGLGAGHGTVVTLKAEGDGAEQALDELVALLETDLDAQ, from the coding sequence ATGGCAGAACGTCAGGCCACCATCGCCAGCGCCTCGGGCCTCCACGCCCGTCCCGCGAAGCTCTTCGTGCAGGCCGTGCAGGAGAAGAAGATCCCCGTCACGATCGCAGCCGAGGGCGGTGCCGACCTCAACGCCGGCAGCATCCTCTCGCTCATGGGCCTGGGTGCCGGTCACGGCACCGTCGTGACCCTGAAGGCCGAGGGCGACGGCGCCGAGCAGGCGCTCGACGAGCTCGTCGCTCTTCTCGAGACCGACCTCGACGCGCAGTAA
- a CDS encoding MBL fold metallo-hydrolase, with product MRLTKHEHAALVLVESGHTLVVDPGSFTSPLEDLVGLVGVVITHEHADHWTADHLTRLQKAHPGVPIYGPEGVVHAAAGFDVIAVSPGDRLDVGPFHLEFFGGTHAVIHESIPNVDNVGVLVNDALYYPGDSYAVPKRSKVQLLAAPVGAPWLKIGDAIDFVLDVKPDRVFATHDMTLSTAGKQMGAARLTWAAEQNGGSFVDLQPGDTLDV from the coding sequence ATGCGCCTCACGAAGCACGAACACGCCGCCCTGGTCCTCGTCGAGTCGGGACACACCCTCGTCGTCGACCCCGGGAGCTTCACCTCGCCGCTCGAAGACCTCGTCGGTCTCGTCGGCGTCGTCATCACCCACGAACACGCCGACCACTGGACGGCCGATCACCTCACGCGCCTGCAGAAGGCCCACCCCGGCGTTCCGATCTACGGCCCCGAGGGCGTGGTGCACGCGGCAGCCGGGTTCGACGTCATCGCGGTCTCCCCCGGCGATCGCCTCGACGTGGGCCCCTTCCACCTGGAGTTCTTCGGCGGGACGCACGCGGTCATCCACGAATCGATCCCGAACGTCGACAACGTCGGCGTGCTCGTCAACGACGCGCTGTACTACCCCGGCGATTCGTATGCCGTCCCGAAGCGCTCGAAGGTGCAGCTGCTGGCCGCGCCCGTCGGTGCCCCGTGGCTGAAGATCGGCGACGCCATCGACTTCGTCCTCGACGTCAAGCCCGACCGTGTATTCGCCACCCATGACATGACCCTGTCGACGGCGGGCAAGCAGATGGGCGCCGCGCGCCTCACCTGGGCCGCGGAGCAGAACGGCGGATCGTTCGTCGATCTGCAGCCGGGCGACACTCTCGACGTCTGA
- a CDS encoding DUF4349 domain-containing protein, whose amino-acid sequence MTSPTLPSLPADRVDAIENAVFARIGDERTRVRRRRRGIWTGVGAAAAVVVIAAVVGPALTTSQSSSGSAAAGSGAAEGAPWAGERFDAGSVDSAPAAPGQEAAAGSGAAGDSSVALDAGTRDAGTRDIVATGSSTVEVHDLTAAIDTISATATSVGGYVESSQLGDGAMGLPIDGSAAVSPTSSGWITVRVPADTLASVMDGLREVGEVTATSVTRSDVTEQAVDLRARVSAGEASVARLTELLAQAASVSDLITAESALAERQAQLDSDRQVLQSVESQVAMSTLSVQLTEPAASVTADPAGFGDGLGAGWNGLVATLNGVVIGLGFLLPWIAVAGVVFAAVWGVRRLVRRRRAASGD is encoded by the coding sequence ATGACCAGCCCCACCCTCCCCTCGCTTCCCGCCGACCGCGTGGATGCCATCGAGAACGCCGTCTTCGCGCGCATCGGCGACGAGCGCACCCGCGTGCGCCGACGCCGTCGCGGTATCTGGACGGGGGTCGGCGCGGCCGCCGCCGTCGTGGTGATCGCGGCCGTGGTCGGCCCCGCCCTGACCACCTCCCAGAGCTCCAGCGGGTCGGCGGCGGCCGGCTCCGGCGCCGCCGAGGGCGCCCCGTGGGCCGGCGAACGGTTCGACGCCGGAAGTGTCGACAGTGCGCCCGCAGCCCCGGGCCAGGAGGCGGCCGCGGGGTCGGGCGCAGCGGGAGACTCCTCGGTCGCACTCGACGCGGGCACTCGAGACGCCGGCACCCGGGACATCGTCGCCACCGGGTCGAGCACCGTGGAGGTCCACGATCTCACCGCGGCGATCGACACGATCTCGGCCACGGCGACGAGCGTCGGCGGATACGTCGAGTCGTCCCAGCTGGGCGATGGCGCGATGGGCCTGCCGATCGACGGCTCCGCCGCCGTGTCACCGACGTCGTCGGGCTGGATCACCGTGCGCGTACCCGCCGACACCCTCGCCTCGGTGATGGACGGCCTCCGCGAGGTCGGCGAGGTCACGGCGACGAGCGTCACCCGCTCCGACGTGACCGAGCAAGCCGTCGACCTGCGTGCCCGGGTGTCGGCCGGAGAGGCCTCGGTGGCGCGCCTCACCGAACTCCTCGCCCAAGCGGCATCGGTGTCCGACCTCATCACCGCGGAGTCCGCACTCGCGGAGCGTCAGGCGCAACTCGACAGCGACCGGCAGGTGCTGCAGTCGGTCGAGTCGCAGGTGGCGATGTCGACGCTGAGCGTGCAACTGACCGAGCCCGCGGCATCCGTCACCGCCGACCCCGCCGGCTTCGGCGACGGGCTCGGTGCGGGCTGGAACGGTCTCGTCGCGACGCTGAACGGCGTCGTCATCGGTCTGGGTTTCCTGCTGCCGTGGATCGCTGTCGCGGGGGTCGTCTTCGCCGCCGTTTGGGGGGTGCGTCGCCTGGTGCGGCGGCGCCGCGCCGCGAGCGGGGACTGA
- a CDS encoding RNA polymerase sigma factor — MTHDVIDDRALVARAAGGSEVAYRELYRAYARPVYWIAFGLVGDASDAEDVVQETFVVAWRKIPSLRLEGASLLPWLATVCRLQAQNRLRARRRHGSHAALDDEIPSVVDVEAQVVQAQTVAAILAAVDRLSELDREIFRLCAAEGYGYEAAAVELGVSHGTVRNRLSRIRSRVRATAMETETP; from the coding sequence ATGACCCACGACGTCATCGACGACAGGGCCCTCGTGGCGCGCGCCGCCGGCGGGTCGGAGGTCGCGTACCGCGAGCTGTACCGCGCGTACGCGCGTCCGGTGTACTGGATCGCCTTCGGTCTGGTGGGCGACGCGAGCGACGCGGAAGACGTCGTGCAGGAGACGTTCGTCGTCGCGTGGCGGAAGATCCCGTCGTTGCGACTGGAGGGGGCATCGCTCCTCCCCTGGCTCGCGACGGTGTGCCGACTGCAGGCGCAGAACCGCCTGCGGGCGCGTCGGCGCCACGGATCGCACGCGGCGCTCGACGACGAGATTCCCTCGGTGGTCGACGTCGAGGCGCAGGTCGTGCAGGCCCAGACGGTGGCGGCCATCCTCGCGGCCGTCGACCGCCTGAGCGAGCTGGACCGCGAGATCTTCCGCCTGTGCGCCGCGGAGGGGTACGGCTACGAAGCCGCCGCCGTGGAACTCGGCGTATCCCACGGCACCGTGCGCAACCGCCTCTCCCGTATCCGCTCCCGGGTACGCGCCACCGCGATGGAGACCGAGACCCCATGA
- a CDS encoding TerC family protein encodes MELQLDPVFQTVTLVVLVLILVADLLIILKRPHIPAAKESTLWVVFYVTLALIFAGVLWIVAGGEVAGQFVAGWLTEYSLSIDNLFVFVLIMGQFAVPRRYQQEVLMVGIIIALILRGAFILVGATIIENFSPIFYLFGAFLVYTAIRQAFPGSDHDDDSQKENLIVRTLRRALPMSDSYDGKKIVTRIDGKKLFTPMIIVFVAIGVTDLLFAIDSIPAIFGITQSPFIVFTANLFALMGLRQLYFLLGDLLDRLKYLHYGIAFILAFIGVKLVFHAMHVNELPFLNNGEPIEWAPEISTWVSLAVIIVSMAVATVASLIAARREPAAVGAQDAAADVADEKGTPTTVEHPERD; translated from the coding sequence ATGGAGCTGCAGCTCGACCCCGTCTTCCAGACGGTCACTCTGGTGGTCCTGGTGCTGATCCTGGTCGCCGACCTGCTCATCATCCTCAAGCGCCCGCACATCCCCGCGGCGAAGGAATCGACGCTGTGGGTCGTGTTCTACGTCACGCTCGCCCTGATCTTCGCGGGCGTGCTGTGGATCGTCGCCGGGGGAGAGGTCGCCGGGCAATTCGTCGCCGGGTGGCTGACCGAGTACAGCCTGTCGATCGACAACCTCTTCGTGTTCGTGCTGATCATGGGGCAGTTCGCCGTGCCCCGGCGCTATCAGCAGGAGGTGCTGATGGTGGGCATCATCATCGCGCTCATCCTGCGCGGGGCGTTCATCCTCGTGGGCGCCACGATCATCGAGAACTTCAGCCCGATCTTCTACCTCTTCGGCGCCTTCCTGGTCTACACCGCGATCCGGCAGGCGTTCCCCGGCTCCGATCACGACGACGACTCGCAGAAAGAGAACCTCATCGTGCGGACGCTGCGCCGCGCCCTGCCGATGAGCGACTCGTACGACGGCAAGAAGATCGTCACGCGCATCGACGGCAAGAAGCTGTTCACCCCGATGATCATCGTCTTCGTCGCGATCGGTGTGACCGATCTGCTGTTCGCGATCGACTCGATCCCGGCGATCTTCGGCATCACGCAGAGCCCGTTCATCGTCTTCACCGCGAACCTCTTCGCGCTGATGGGGCTGCGCCAGCTCTACTTCCTGCTCGGCGACCTGCTCGATCGCCTCAAGTACCTGCACTACGGGATCGCGTTCATCCTGGCGTTCATCGGCGTGAAGCTCGTGTTCCACGCGATGCACGTCAACGAGCTGCCCTTCCTCAACAACGGCGAACCGATCGAGTGGGCGCCCGAGATCTCGACGTGGGTGTCGCTCGCCGTGATCATCGTGTCGATGGCGGTCGCCACCGTCGCCAGCCTGATCGCCGCCCGTCGCGAGCCCGCCGCCGTCGGCGCACAGGATGCCGCGGCCGACGTCGCCGACGAGAAGGGCACCCCGACGACGGTGGAGCACCCCGAGCGCGACTGA
- a CDS encoding LLM class flavin-dependent oxidoreductase yields the protein MSRLQHFGWFLARGFGPHGWGHPYLRWNHRWTEPGLYQDSARTLEQAGFDLLIIEDAPSLGSAETIDLRVRHAFGGPKHDPLLLAPYLFAATRHLGVVPTVNPAAYLPYTAARQFATLQHLSGHRLGLNVVTDTGSARHFSPAPQLGHDAAYDRAEEWLSGIRDLWRSWGEGALVEDERSGVYADGTKLHATRHRGEHFGFDGPLNAVPFTDGEPAIVSPGGSGRGLSFAGHNSDVQLALAPLDEASIRAYRGRIHAAAEAAGRSADDIKILFAIQPVLVSSPEEADRLVAASAHPDDEALIAIARKQSSDLETDLTALDLDRPLDRSIFGEHVSEGSIRRLVGKHDDDAPLRTLLGAHARLGRLNDGSGFVGTADEFADRIEELGTWGNDGVLLWGDLHPVTVHRVLDDLVPILRRRGILREEYVDGGLHANLRAF from the coding sequence GTGAGCCGTCTGCAGCACTTCGGCTGGTTCCTCGCCCGCGGCTTCGGCCCCCACGGGTGGGGCCACCCCTATCTGCGGTGGAACCACCGGTGGACGGAGCCCGGGCTCTACCAGGACTCCGCCCGCACCCTGGAGCAGGCGGGCTTCGATCTGCTGATCATCGAAGACGCCCCCTCGCTGGGCAGTGCCGAGACCATCGACCTCCGCGTGCGCCACGCGTTCGGCGGCCCCAAGCACGATCCGCTGCTGCTCGCCCCCTACCTCTTCGCCGCCACGCGGCACCTCGGCGTCGTGCCCACGGTCAACCCGGCGGCGTACCTGCCGTACACGGCCGCCCGGCAGTTCGCGACCCTTCAGCACCTGAGCGGGCACCGTCTGGGGCTGAACGTGGTGACCGACACCGGCAGCGCCCGGCACTTCTCCCCCGCCCCGCAGCTCGGACACGACGCGGCCTACGACCGCGCCGAGGAGTGGCTCAGCGGCATCCGGGACCTCTGGCGCAGCTGGGGTGAGGGTGCGCTCGTCGAGGACGAGCGCAGCGGCGTCTACGCCGACGGGACGAAACTGCACGCCACGCGTCACCGCGGCGAGCACTTCGGCTTCGACGGTCCGCTGAACGCCGTTCCCTTCACCGACGGCGAGCCGGCGATCGTGTCACCCGGCGGCTCCGGGCGGGGCCTGTCGTTCGCCGGGCACAACTCCGACGTACAACTGGCGCTCGCCCCCCTCGACGAGGCGAGCATCCGCGCCTACCGCGGACGCATCCACGCTGCGGCGGAAGCCGCGGGGCGCTCGGCCGACGACATCAAGATCCTGTTCGCCATCCAGCCCGTGCTCGTGTCGTCGCCGGAAGAAGCCGACCGCCTGGTCGCGGCATCCGCCCACCCCGACGACGAGGCGCTGATCGCGATCGCCCGCAAGCAGTCGAGCGACCTCGAGACCGATCTGACGGCCCTCGATCTGGACCGCCCGCTGGACCGGTCGATCTTCGGCGAGCATGTGTCGGAGGGCAGCATCCGGCGACTCGTCGGAAAACACGACGACGACGCTCCGCTGCGCACGCTGCTGGGCGCCCACGCGCGCCTCGGACGACTGAACGACGGCAGCGGCTTCGTGGGGACGGCCGACGAGTTCGCCGACCGCATCGAGGAGCTCGGCACCTGGGGCAACGACGGCGTGCTGCTGTGGGGCGACCTGCACCCGGTCACCGTGCACCGCGTGCTCGACGACCTGGTTCCGATCCTGCGTCGGCGCGGCATCCTGCGCGAGGAGTACGTCGACGGCGGCCTGCACGCGAACCTCCGCGCGTTCTGA
- a CDS encoding O-acetylhomoserine aminocarboxypropyltransferase/cysteine synthase family protein: MAANAEPGFSTRQVHVGASTVSASPRALPIYLTAGFTFTDLDESAEHFGTGAGFGYTRTGNPTVQAVEERLASLEGGDQAVLVSSGQAAVTVALLALAGAGDHVVVSEHIYEGTRGLLLDNLARLGIETTFVDASDLDAWRDAITPRTRAFFAETLSNARNDVLDIAAASTIGRQHGIPLVVDSTFTTPYLLRPLEHGAAVVVHSASKFLAGQGAVLGGVIVDDGRFDAAASGHRFPHLVQTDRLGGASYAEKHGGRARGAYIRESVAPRFGPSPSPLNAFLIGQGIETLSLRVERQSQNALAVARWLEERPEVERVDHVGLVSHPHHELGARYLRRGSGSVFTVTLRGGLEAARHVVQSVEVITHMTHLGDVRSLVLHPQSTSHAARTVAERERAGVFPGTLRFSIGIEDIDDLLADLAQALDGLAVLSSDVEREVVVL; the protein is encoded by the coding sequence ATGGCCGCGAACGCAGAACCGGGATTCTCGACCCGACAGGTGCACGTGGGCGCCTCGACCGTGTCCGCGTCGCCGCGCGCGCTCCCGATCTACCTGACGGCCGGCTTCACGTTCACCGATCTCGACGAGTCCGCCGAGCACTTCGGCACGGGCGCCGGCTTCGGCTACACCCGCACGGGCAACCCCACCGTCCAGGCGGTCGAGGAGCGTCTCGCCTCTCTCGAGGGCGGCGACCAGGCCGTGCTCGTCTCGAGCGGACAGGCCGCCGTCACCGTCGCCCTGCTCGCGCTCGCGGGCGCCGGCGACCACGTCGTCGTGTCGGAGCACATCTACGAGGGCACCCGCGGGCTCCTGCTCGACAACCTCGCCCGCCTGGGGATCGAGACGACCTTCGTCGACGCCTCCGACCTCGACGCGTGGCGGGATGCCATCACCCCGCGCACGCGCGCCTTCTTCGCCGAGACGCTCTCCAACGCCCGTAACGACGTGCTCGACATCGCCGCGGCCTCGACGATCGGGCGGCAGCACGGCATCCCCCTCGTCGTGGACAGCACGTTCACCACCCCGTACCTCCTGCGGCCCCTCGAGCACGGCGCGGCCGTGGTCGTGCACTCGGCGAGCAAGTTCCTCGCCGGCCAGGGGGCTGTGCTCGGTGGCGTCATCGTCGACGACGGACGCTTCGACGCGGCGGCCTCGGGACACCGGTTCCCCCACCTCGTGCAGACCGACCGCCTGGGCGGGGCGAGCTACGCCGAGAAGCACGGCGGACGCGCGCGCGGAGCCTACATCCGCGAGAGCGTCGCCCCGCGGTTCGGTCCCTCGCCGTCGCCGCTCAACGCCTTCCTGATCGGCCAGGGCATCGAGACCCTGAGCCTGCGCGTCGAGCGGCAGTCGCAGAACGCCCTCGCCGTGGCGCGATGGCTCGAGGAGCGCCCCGAGGTCGAGCGCGTCGACCACGTGGGCCTGGTATCGCACCCGCACCACGAGCTCGGTGCGCGCTACCTGCGGCGCGGCAGCGGCTCGGTGTTCACCGTGACCCTCCGCGGCGGTCTCGAAGCCGCCCGCCACGTCGTGCAGTCGGTCGAGGTGATCACGCACATGACCCACCTGGGCGATGTGCGCTCGCTCGTGCTGCACCCGCAGAGCACCTCGCACGCCGCGCGCACGGTCGCCGAGCGCGAGCGCGCGGGGGTCTTCCCGGGCACGCTGCGCTTCTCGATCGGGATCGAAGACATCGACGACCTCCTCGCCGACCTCGCTCAGGCGCTCGACGGTCTCGCCGTGCTCTCGTCGGACGTCGAGCGAGAGGTGGTCGTGCTGTGA
- the leuC gene encoding 3-isopropylmalate dehydratase large subunit — MSSASIDGIRIPDRPRTLAEKVWDDHLVVKGENGQPDLIYIDLHLVHEVTSPQAFDGLRAEGRPVRRLDLTIATEDHNTPTLDIDKPIADLTSRTQIETLRRNAAEFGVRLHSLGDKEQGIVHVVGPQLGLTMPGVTVVCGDSHTSTHGAFGAMAFGIGTSEVEHVLATQTLPLKPFKTMGITVEGDLRPGVTAKDIILAIIAKIGANGGQGYVLEFRGSAIRSLSMEGRMTMCNMSIEAGARAGMIAPDETTFAYVKDKPHAPQGADWDEAVAYWRTLPSDEGAVYDAEVFLDAADLEPFVTWGTNPGQGVSLSDVVPTPSDIIDPNERAAAERALEYMDLAAGTPMKDIPVDAVFMGSCTNSRIEDLRAFASVIQGRTKAENVRVMVVPGSARVRLEAEAEGLDKVFIDFGAEWRFAGCSMCLGMNPDQLAPGERCASTSNRNFEGRQGKGGRTHLVSPLVAAATAVRGTLSSPADLDAIASDGTLITGGAARTDETVSTGAEA, encoded by the coding sequence ATGAGCAGCGCATCGATCGACGGCATCCGGATTCCGGATCGTCCTCGCACCCTGGCCGAGAAGGTCTGGGACGACCACCTCGTCGTCAAGGGCGAGAACGGCCAGCCCGACCTCATCTACATCGACCTGCACCTCGTGCACGAGGTCACCAGCCCCCAGGCCTTCGACGGTCTTCGCGCCGAGGGTCGGCCGGTCCGCCGGCTGGACCTGACGATCGCGACCGAGGACCACAACACCCCCACCCTCGACATCGACAAGCCGATCGCCGACCTCACCAGCCGCACGCAGATCGAGACGCTGCGTCGCAACGCCGCCGAGTTCGGCGTGCGCCTGCACTCCCTGGGCGACAAGGAGCAGGGCATCGTGCACGTCGTGGGCCCGCAGCTCGGCCTCACCATGCCCGGTGTCACCGTCGTCTGCGGTGACTCCCACACCTCCACCCACGGGGCGTTCGGGGCGATGGCGTTCGGCATCGGCACGAGCGAGGTCGAGCACGTGCTCGCCACGCAGACGCTTCCGCTCAAGCCCTTCAAGACGATGGGCATCACCGTCGAGGGCGACCTGCGCCCGGGCGTCACGGCGAAAGACATCATCCTCGCGATCATCGCCAAGATCGGCGCCAACGGCGGCCAGGGCTACGTGCTCGAGTTCCGCGGCAGCGCGATCCGGTCCCTCTCGATGGAGGGGCGCATGACGATGTGCAACATGTCGATCGAGGCCGGTGCCCGCGCCGGCATGATCGCGCCCGACGAGACGACCTTCGCCTACGTCAAGGACAAGCCGCACGCGCCGCAGGGCGCGGACTGGGACGAGGCTGTCGCGTACTGGCGCACGCTCCCGAGCGACGAGGGTGCGGTGTACGACGCCGAGGTCTTCCTCGACGCCGCCGACCTCGAGCCCTTCGTCACCTGGGGCACGAACCCCGGTCAGGGCGTGTCGCTGTCGGACGTCGTGCCGACCCCCTCCGACATCATCGACCCGAACGAGCGCGCGGCCGCCGAACGGGCGCTGGAGTACATGGATCTGGCGGCGGGCACCCCCATGAAGGACATCCCCGTGGATGCCGTGTTCATGGGCTCGTGCACCAACAGCCGCATCGAAGACCTGCGCGCCTTCGCCTCGGTGATCCAGGGCCGCACCAAGGCCGAGAACGTGCGCGTGATGGTCGTGCCGGGCTCCGCGCGCGTGCGCCTAGAGGCCGAGGCCGAGGGCCTCGACAAGGTCTTCATCGACTTCGGCGCCGAGTGGCGCTTCGCCGGATGCTCGATGTGCCTCGGCATGAACCCCGACCAGCTGGCGCCGGGCGAGCGCTGCGCCTCGACCTCGAACCGCAACTTCGAGGGACGCCAGGGCAAGGGCGGCCGCACGCACCTGGTGTCGCCGCTCGTCGCCGCGGCCACCGCCGTGCGTGGCACGCTCTCGAGCCCCGCCGACCTCGACGCGATCGCGAGCGACGGCACCCTGATCACCGGCGGTGCCGCCCGCACCGATGAGACCGTTTCGACCGGGGCGGAGGCCTGA
- the leuD gene encoding 3-isopropylmalate dehydratase small subunit, whose translation MEKFSTHTGVAAPLKRSAVDTDQIIPAVYLKRVTKTGFEDALFANWRQDPEFLLNQDAYRSASVLVAGPDFGTGSSREHAVWALRDYGFKVVLSPKFADIFRGNSGKQGLVTGVITENEVERIWAAIEAQPGIEMTVDLQAKTATVGDLQVSFEIDDYTRWRLLEGLDDIGLTLRDEDKITQFEARREAWRPRTLPVR comes from the coding sequence ATGGAGAAGTTCAGCACCCACACCGGTGTCGCCGCCCCGCTGAAGCGCTCGGCCGTCGACACCGACCAGATCATCCCGGCGGTCTACCTCAAGCGCGTCACCAAGACGGGCTTCGAAGACGCCCTGTTCGCCAACTGGCGCCAGGATCCCGAGTTCCTCCTCAACCAGGACGCCTACCGTTCGGCATCCGTACTCGTCGCCGGTCCCGACTTCGGCACCGGCTCGAGCCGCGAACACGCCGTGTGGGCGCTGCGCGACTACGGGTTCAAGGTGGTGCTGAGCCCCAAGTTCGCCGACATCTTCCGCGGCAACTCGGGCAAGCAGGGCCTGGTCACGGGCGTGATCACCGAGAACGAGGTCGAGCGCATCTGGGCCGCCATCGAGGCGCAGCCCGGTATCGAGATGACCGTCGATCTGCAGGCCAAGACCGCCACGGTCGGCGACCTCCAGGTCTCGTTCGAGATCGACGATTACACTAGGTGGCGGCTTCTCGAAGGGCTCGACGACATCGGGCTCACGCTGCGTGACGAAGACAAGATCACGCAGTTCGAGGCGCGCCGCGAGGCATGGCGGCCACGGACCCTCCCGGTCCGCTGA